A genome region from Nitrospira sp. includes the following:
- a CDS encoding M28 family peptidase, translated as MPSGRNRAVTLALSVLSLLLGLSSTGCLRTMEAIDPRSLPSPSALGQRLQQHVSFLASPELAGRQPGSPGNRQAAHYIEEQFRAVGLQPLPSLGGYRQTISATIGDNVLGVIPPTAGTAARWIVIGAHYDHLGYPFLGADDNASSVAILIETARHMTNPSGHGILFVAFNSEESPYFGKAVMGSQFLFHHLPAEIGQAETLHAVVIMDLMGGVQWTPIKDAIFAAGAEKSPLLYQRVKQAVVPSLTVFPVGMHLVEEIPEIGHKAFSDYDVFRNHELPFLFLSAGRTPRYHTAGDVASTLHYDRMAATVEWLRHLTALIDQDQAPYGFQADRMEWADEVASFRKIVNQAIQDETRIPGTSRWSLHKLRQDAEWLRDADRSEPTPQNRDRLERISIRVQCLMADYSGCFTF; from the coding sequence ATGCCTTCTGGCCGGAACCGAGCGGTTACCCTTGCCCTCTCAGTCCTGTCCCTCCTGCTCGGCCTCTCCTCAACCGGATGCCTGCGCACCATGGAGGCCATCGACCCACGGAGCCTGCCAAGTCCCTCGGCTTTGGGCCAACGCCTCCAACAACATGTGTCCTTTCTCGCAAGCCCTGAGCTGGCGGGTCGGCAGCCGGGCTCACCCGGAAATCGCCAGGCCGCCCACTATATCGAGGAACAGTTTCGAGCCGTCGGACTCCAACCACTGCCGTCGCTCGGCGGCTACCGGCAGACCATCTCGGCCACGATTGGCGACAACGTTCTCGGCGTCATCCCGCCGACGGCCGGCACCGCCGCGCGTTGGATTGTCATCGGTGCCCATTACGATCATTTAGGCTATCCCTTCCTCGGTGCGGACGACAATGCCTCCTCCGTCGCCATTCTCATTGAAACGGCACGACACATGACCAACCCCTCCGGCCACGGCATCCTGTTCGTGGCCTTCAACAGCGAGGAATCTCCGTATTTCGGGAAGGCTGTGATGGGGTCGCAGTTTTTATTTCATCATCTACCGGCGGAAATAGGCCAAGCCGAGACGCTCCACGCCGTCGTCATCATGGACCTCATGGGTGGCGTACAGTGGACCCCGATCAAGGATGCGATCTTTGCCGCCGGCGCGGAAAAAAGCCCCTTATTGTACCAACGTGTCAAACAAGCCGTTGTTCCATCACTCACGGTCTTCCCCGTGGGGATGCACCTGGTCGAAGAAATCCCCGAGATCGGCCACAAAGCCTTCAGCGACTACGACGTCTTCCGCAACCATGAGCTGCCGTTTCTGTTTCTCTCCGCCGGACGCACCCCGCGGTACCACACGGCCGGGGACGTCGCCAGCACCCTGCATTACGACCGCATGGCCGCCACCGTCGAATGGCTGCGACACCTGACCGCTCTGATCGATCAGGATCAGGCGCCGTACGGATTTCAAGCTGATCGGATGGAGTGGGCCGATGAAGTCGCGTCGTTCCGTAAAATCGTGAACCAGGCAATACAAGACGAGACACGGATACCGGGCACGTCGCGGTGGTCATTACATAAGCTGAGGCAGGATGCGGAATGGCTGCGAGATGCCGACCGTTCAGAGCCGACGCCGCAGAATCGTGATCGGCTGGAGCGGATTTCGATTCGTGTGCAGTGCCTGATGGCCGACTATTCCGGCTGTTTCACGTTTTGA
- a CDS encoding ferredoxin-thioredoxin reductase catalytic domain-containing protein, producing MAEPSQESLDKMWKYVKGFAEKSGTAMHPNEAVTKAVVLGLAAHVDELGKPLCPCNFYPDKQAEAKLRRWMCACDEMQIYKYCHCLLFVREDGMPITEYLPEDHEGRQCYGLITDPTPEKGRALRHKALPMAPKDVASPTAPDSAPQP from the coding sequence ATGGCTGAACCGAGTCAAGAAAGCCTCGACAAGATGTGGAAGTATGTAAAGGGCTTCGCTGAGAAGAGCGGGACCGCCATGCATCCGAATGAAGCCGTCACCAAGGCGGTGGTTCTCGGCCTCGCCGCCCATGTCGATGAATTGGGCAAACCGTTATGCCCCTGCAACTTCTACCCCGACAAACAGGCCGAAGCCAAGCTGCGACGCTGGATGTGCGCCTGCGACGAAATGCAAATCTACAAGTATTGCCATTGCCTGCTGTTCGTCCGTGAAGACGGCATGCCGATCACCGAATATCTGCCGGAGGACCACGAAGGCCGCCAGTGTTATGGCCTGATCACCGATCCGACTCCTGAAAAAGGCCGGGCACTCCGGCACAAGGCCCTGCCGATGGCGCCGAAGGACGTCGCTTCACCGACCGCCCCAGACTCCGCCCCGCAACCGTGA
- a CDS encoding VWA domain-containing protein: MASGRSFEQLCDLLSEQLGPDGAAAAVKAIADSATRPDTIEGLLVLLDELTEEAPKAAKAAIEALTEMQRRGLLADVLPWVDLGVAIAADSGALALRFFKESPLLLGLLEPSRRPVVLAAGLELADRQANVAVEFIRIAPEAVGVLSPADWPVWMELACELTETDFALAVEYIRQIPSIARVLSLDAVRAWVRFGMKLIVENSLGKPDYLGVLEFFRTSPAILEDIPEPLHRNQVIGIGAQMAERTPAAGIAVLAEAPAILRRLPADEWRTQVLRYGLLVAERDADTGLAYLRRCPELIALIGSGEGAQEKFQSWFASGMEVLEYSPEGGRAYFAMETEKALGAVSQALSGVPLRQIARRVKLFAQALCGRDLRIHDLPDSLESTQPMARATVSEDGQSIGLPSIIRRYPTYEENVRLYMVMAAHEAGHLEFGTFELPLVRLQDLVDELAQRYGRPVPKEVRSLGDVFARYPQPGLIRDLWALLEDARVEYLLRAEYPGLSRDLAAVAKDAVNIRTLAHGMTVRELVVDQLLLFSTGDAGSLIVPESVEKEVEQLWALGRTIFHPRATAEEAVRLADRLYMRMDELLAIRREAIPSHDEADAPEQSIPAPKSSEDMSDTYRPMDNWDYRGAMDPNLVRDRTESSPEQSAASGQGDSEGGAGLAGDSGGSSGAGTARSQQMSQDVLVPGRRQPSLVEEVLAVEGEGSRPDDEKVGAVKAVRYREWDAAIQDYRMNWCRVIEREAVEGTSDFVEETLAAQRGAVRLLRRYFESLRPPGLRRIPGQLDGEDLDMDAVIGRMADLSAGIEPSERIYVRREKREREVAAAFLVDLSGSTSRQVEQGRRIIDIEKQGLVLLCEALTAIGDQFAVYGYSGQGRNQVDFVVVKGFDELVTGRAGAKLGGIVPLQQNRDGAAIRHATSKLLARQAKTRILVVISDGRPLDDGYKDDYSLEDTRMALREARASGVEPVCITIDKQADPYVRRMYGDVRYVVIDRVEGLPEKLPRIYHRLTA, translated from the coding sequence ATGGCGTCTGGGCGCTCTTTTGAACAACTGTGTGATCTGCTGTCCGAACAACTCGGGCCTGACGGGGCTGCCGCCGCGGTGAAGGCCATTGCCGACTCGGCGACTAGGCCTGACACAATAGAGGGTCTCCTGGTGTTGTTGGACGAGCTGACGGAAGAGGCCCCGAAAGCGGCCAAGGCCGCGATTGAGGCATTGACCGAGATGCAGCGGCGGGGCCTGCTGGCGGATGTGCTGCCCTGGGTCGATCTTGGCGTCGCGATCGCGGCAGATTCCGGCGCGTTGGCGTTGAGATTTTTTAAGGAGAGTCCGCTGTTGCTCGGTCTCCTTGAGCCGTCACGCAGACCGGTCGTGTTGGCCGCCGGGTTGGAGCTTGCAGATCGCCAGGCCAATGTGGCGGTGGAATTTATCCGGATTGCACCGGAAGCGGTCGGTGTTTTATCTCCGGCCGATTGGCCCGTGTGGATGGAACTGGCCTGTGAACTGACGGAAACGGACTTTGCCTTGGCGGTGGAATATATCCGGCAGATTCCCTCGATTGCTCGTGTCTTGTCCCTCGACGCCGTTCGTGCCTGGGTGCGGTTCGGCATGAAGCTCATCGTCGAGAACAGTCTCGGCAAACCGGATTACCTGGGTGTCCTGGAATTCTTCAGAACGAGTCCGGCCATTTTGGAAGATATTCCCGAGCCGTTGCACCGCAATCAGGTGATCGGCATCGGAGCGCAGATGGCCGAGCGTACACCGGCAGCGGGTATTGCGGTATTGGCCGAGGCGCCTGCGATTCTCCGGCGTCTTCCTGCGGATGAATGGCGAACGCAGGTCCTTCGGTACGGACTGCTGGTCGCCGAGCGTGACGCTGACACGGGGCTGGCCTATCTTCGACGCTGCCCTGAATTGATCGCCTTGATCGGATCCGGTGAGGGCGCGCAGGAAAAGTTCCAGTCTTGGTTTGCCTCCGGTATGGAAGTGCTGGAGTACAGTCCGGAGGGGGGGCGGGCGTACTTCGCCATGGAAACGGAGAAGGCCTTGGGCGCCGTCTCTCAGGCCCTGAGCGGTGTGCCGCTGCGGCAGATCGCCCGTCGCGTCAAGTTATTCGCGCAGGCGCTCTGTGGTCGCGATCTGCGCATTCACGATCTGCCGGACTCTCTCGAATCGACCCAACCGATGGCTCGCGCCACCGTGAGTGAAGACGGTCAGAGTATCGGGCTGCCGTCGATCATCAGGCGGTATCCGACCTATGAGGAAAACGTACGTCTCTATATGGTAATGGCGGCGCATGAGGCCGGGCATTTGGAGTTCGGCACATTTGAGTTGCCTCTTGTCAGGCTGCAGGACCTGGTTGACGAACTTGCCCAGCGGTATGGGCGTCCCGTGCCGAAAGAAGTCCGGAGTTTGGGAGATGTGTTTGCTCGGTATCCTCAACCCGGTCTGATTCGCGATCTGTGGGCCCTCCTGGAGGATGCACGAGTCGAGTATCTGTTGCGCGCCGAATATCCCGGATTGAGCCGCGACCTGGCAGCGGTCGCGAAAGATGCCGTCAACATCCGGACGCTCGCGCATGGCATGACAGTCCGCGAATTGGTCGTCGATCAACTCCTGCTCTTTTCCACCGGGGACGCCGGATCGCTCATTGTCCCCGAGTCAGTTGAGAAGGAAGTCGAGCAACTCTGGGCGCTCGGCCGGACCATCTTTCATCCCCGAGCCACCGCCGAGGAGGCGGTGCGCCTGGCCGACCGTCTCTATATGCGGATGGACGAGTTGTTAGCCATTCGGCGGGAGGCCATTCCCAGCCACGACGAAGCGGACGCTCCGGAACAATCTATCCCGGCGCCTAAGTCCTCGGAGGATATGTCCGATACGTACCGGCCAATGGACAATTGGGACTACCGCGGCGCGATGGACCCGAACCTGGTGCGGGACCGAACGGAATCGTCTCCCGAGCAGAGTGCGGCATCCGGCCAGGGTGACAGCGAAGGGGGCGCGGGTCTGGCTGGTGATTCCGGCGGGTCGTCAGGCGCGGGCACTGCGCGCTCGCAGCAGATGTCGCAAGATGTCCTTGTCCCCGGCCGCCGACAGCCCTCGCTCGTGGAGGAGGTGCTGGCGGTTGAAGGTGAGGGGAGCCGGCCCGATGACGAGAAGGTCGGAGCGGTCAAGGCGGTTCGTTATCGTGAATGGGATGCCGCCATTCAGGATTACCGAATGAATTGGTGCCGCGTGATTGAACGTGAGGCGGTTGAAGGGACATCGGATTTTGTGGAGGAGACCCTCGCGGCCCAACGGGGAGCAGTCAGGCTGCTGCGCCGCTATTTCGAGAGTCTGCGCCCACCCGGTCTCCGGCGCATTCCCGGTCAGTTGGACGGCGAAGACCTGGATATGGATGCCGTGATCGGTCGAATGGCTGATTTGTCGGCGGGCATCGAGCCATCGGAGCGGATTTATGTGCGGCGTGAAAAACGGGAACGTGAGGTCGCCGCTGCATTTCTGGTGGATCTCAGCGGCTCGACCAGTCGCCAAGTCGAGCAGGGGCGGCGGATTATCGATATTGAAAAGCAGGGGCTCGTGCTCCTGTGTGAAGCGCTGACGGCGATCGGCGATCAATTTGCCGTGTATGGCTATTCAGGGCAGGGGCGGAATCAGGTGGATTTTGTCGTCGTGAAGGGATTCGACGAGTTGGTGACCGGGCGTGCTGGGGCCAAGCTGGGGGGGATTGTGCCCCTGCAGCAGAATCGCGACGGCGCCGCCATCCGGCACGCGACGAGCAAGTTGCTCGCCCGTCAGGCGAAGACGCGGATTCTGGTCGTCATCAGCGACGGTCGCCCATTGGACGACGGCTATAAGGATGACTATTCCCTAGAAGATACTCGCATGGCGCTGCGGGAAGCCCGCGCCAGCGGTGTTGAGCCGGTCTGCATTACGATCGACAAGCAGGCAGACCCATATGTGCGTCGCATGTATGGGGATGTGCGGTATGTCGTGATTGATCGGGTGGAGGGGTTGCCGGAGAAGCTCCCGAGGATTTACCATCGGCTGACGGCCTGA